A single genomic interval of Nocardioides palaemonis harbors:
- a CDS encoding lysophospholipid acyltransferase family protein, whose amino-acid sequence MIAADLPASSTEHPPTRMLHGLRPLSAWLLRRRWTVRVHGAEHLPAEGGAILAANHVGAVDGPLLAIFAPRPVHALTKQEMFAGPLGAFLRGAGQVPLDRFHPDPAAIRSCLRVVRDGGVVGVFPEGTRGAGLLDRFHHGAAYLALVTGAPVVPVTMIGTRPPGGGTNALPPRGAPIDIVLGEAWRTAQQPWPRTREHVAAASVLLRGHMLSELDGALSRTRRSLPGPLPAGQSEDDPETGLVEHPREL is encoded by the coding sequence GTGATCGCCGCCGACCTCCCGGCGAGCAGCACGGAGCACCCGCCCACCCGGATGCTGCACGGGCTCCGGCCGCTGTCGGCCTGGCTGCTGCGGCGCCGCTGGACCGTCCGGGTGCACGGGGCCGAGCACCTGCCGGCAGAAGGTGGCGCGATCCTGGCCGCCAACCACGTCGGCGCGGTCGACGGCCCGCTGCTGGCGATCTTCGCGCCGCGCCCGGTGCACGCGCTGACCAAGCAGGAGATGTTCGCCGGGCCCCTCGGCGCCTTCCTGCGCGGCGCCGGCCAGGTGCCGCTCGACCGGTTCCACCCCGACCCGGCCGCGATCCGCTCGTGCCTGCGGGTCGTGCGGGACGGGGGAGTGGTCGGCGTCTTCCCCGAGGGCACCCGCGGCGCCGGGCTGCTGGACAGGTTCCACCACGGCGCGGCCTACCTCGCGCTGGTGACCGGCGCGCCCGTCGTGCCGGTGACGATGATCGGCACCCGCCCGCCCGGCGGCGGCACCAACGCGCTCCCGCCGCGCGGTGCACCGATCGACATCGTCCTCGGCGAGGCGTGGCGCACGGCACAGCAGCCGTGGCCGCGCACGCGGGAACACGTGGCCGCGGCGTCGGTGTTGTTGCGAGGACACATGCTGTCCGAGCTGGACGGCGCCCTCTCGCGGACGCGGCGATCCTTGCCCGGGCCCCTTCCTGCGGGACAATCCGAGGACGACCCCGAGACCGGGCTCGTCGAGCACCCCAGAGAGCTGTGA
- the der gene encoding ribosome biogenesis GTPase Der, which yields MSEYDATSVESSDPTDPAGPAPVLAVVGRPNVGKSTLVNRIIGRREAVVEDRPGVTRDRVSYDADWNGRVFTVVDTGGWDPDARGLAERIAGQAEVAVSLADAVLFVVDATVGITDADEAVVRILRKSGKPVVLAANKVDDQRTEAEAYGLWNLGLGEPFPVSALHGRGSGDMLDAILAALPETPEQSFEEVGGPRRIAIVGKPNVGKSSLLNMLAKEDRVVVDDASGTTVDPVDELIQLGDRTWRFIDTAGIRKRVNQASGHEYYASLRTTTAIDRAEVAVLVLDASQTVSEQDMRIIQTIRDAGRAMVIAFNKWDLVDEERRYYLEREIERDLVQLQWAPRINFTARTGWHVDRLVPAIDKALEGWETRVGTGALNTFLGRLVAEHPHPVRSGKQPKILFATQPSVAPPTFVLFTSGKLDAAYLRFVERRLREEFGFVGTPIVIEQKPREKRKR from the coding sequence ATGAGTGAGTACGACGCCACCAGCGTCGAGTCGTCCGACCCGACCGACCCCGCCGGGCCCGCCCCGGTCCTCGCGGTCGTGGGCCGCCCCAACGTCGGCAAGTCGACGCTGGTCAACCGGATCATCGGCCGCCGCGAGGCGGTCGTGGAGGACCGTCCCGGCGTGACCCGCGACCGCGTGTCCTACGACGCCGACTGGAACGGCCGGGTCTTCACCGTCGTCGACACCGGCGGCTGGGACCCCGACGCCCGCGGCCTCGCGGAGCGGATCGCCGGGCAGGCCGAGGTCGCGGTGTCGCTGGCCGACGCGGTGCTCTTCGTGGTCGACGCGACGGTCGGCATCACCGACGCCGACGAGGCCGTCGTGCGCATCCTCCGCAAGTCCGGCAAGCCGGTCGTGCTCGCCGCCAACAAGGTCGACGACCAGCGTACCGAGGCCGAGGCGTACGGCCTGTGGAACCTCGGGCTCGGCGAGCCGTTCCCGGTCTCGGCGCTGCACGGCCGCGGCTCGGGCGACATGCTCGACGCGATCCTCGCCGCGCTGCCGGAGACGCCGGAGCAGTCCTTCGAGGAGGTCGGTGGCCCGCGCCGGATCGCGATCGTCGGCAAGCCCAACGTCGGCAAGTCCTCGCTGCTCAACATGCTCGCCAAGGAGGACCGCGTCGTCGTCGACGACGCCTCCGGCACCACCGTCGACCCCGTCGACGAGCTGATCCAGCTCGGCGACCGCACGTGGCGCTTCATCGACACGGCGGGCATCCGCAAGCGGGTCAACCAGGCCTCGGGCCACGAGTACTACGCCTCGCTGCGCACCACGACCGCGATCGACCGCGCCGAGGTCGCGGTGCTGGTGCTCGACGCCAGCCAGACCGTGTCCGAGCAGGACATGCGGATCATCCAGACCATCCGCGACGCGGGCCGGGCCATGGTGATCGCGTTCAACAAGTGGGACCTCGTCGACGAGGAGCGCCGCTACTACCTCGAGCGCGAGATCGAGCGTGACCTCGTCCAGCTGCAGTGGGCGCCCCGGATCAACTTCACCGCCCGCACCGGCTGGCACGTCGACCGCCTCGTGCCCGCGATCGACAAGGCCCTCGAGGGCTGGGAGACGCGCGTCGGGACCGGCGCGCTCAACACGTTCCTCGGCCGCCTCGTCGCCGAGCACCCCCACCCGGTGCGCAGCGGCAAGCAGCCGAAGATCCTCTTCGCGACCCAGCCGTCGGTGGCCCCGCCCACTTTCGTGCTCTTCACCAGCGGCAAGCTCGACGCCGCCTACCTGCGCTTCGTCGAGCGCCGGCTGCGCGAGGAGTTCGGCTTCGTCGGCACGCCGATCGTGATCGAGCAGAAGCCGCGCGAGAAGCGCAAGCGCTGA
- a CDS encoding M23 family metallopeptidase — translation MRAIPRPAGLLLAVVVATSGLSLAVPRADAAPESNVREDVHQAQAMLLQRRLRERQRSLASLNRRADARDRALLGRQRVLATYGWTGDPDRVTAVLPLASYSLSAGFGLTGPLWEAEHGGQDFSAPTGEQIVAVAAGTVTEVAEAGPYGLRTIVTLPDGTEVWYCHQSATDVEAGQHVDVADPLGAVGDSGNATGPHLHLEVRPEGGAPIDPYDWLVAAGVTP, via the coding sequence GTGCGCGCCATCCCCCGTCCGGCCGGCCTGCTGCTCGCCGTCGTCGTCGCGACGTCCGGCCTGTCGCTCGCCGTTCCCCGCGCCGACGCCGCGCCGGAGTCGAACGTGCGCGAGGACGTCCACCAGGCACAGGCGATGCTGCTCCAGCGACGTCTCCGCGAGCGCCAGCGGTCGCTGGCCTCGCTCAACCGCCGCGCCGACGCCCGCGACCGGGCGCTCCTCGGGCGCCAGCGGGTGCTCGCGACGTACGGGTGGACCGGCGACCCCGACCGGGTGACGGCGGTCCTGCCGCTGGCGTCCTACTCGCTGTCTGCCGGCTTCGGCCTGACCGGGCCGCTGTGGGAGGCCGAGCACGGCGGGCAGGACTTCAGCGCACCGACCGGCGAGCAGATCGTCGCGGTCGCGGCAGGCACCGTGACCGAGGTCGCCGAGGCGGGGCCGTACGGACTGCGGACCATCGTCACCCTCCCGGACGGCACGGAGGTCTGGTACTGCCACCAGAGCGCGACCGACGTCGAGGCCGGGCAGCACGTCGACGTCGCCGACCCGCTCGGCGCCGTCGGCGACAGCGGCAACGCCACCGGGCCGCACCTCCACCTCGAGGTGCGTCCCGAAGGCGGAGCGCCGATCGACCCGTACGACTGGCTGGTCGCGGCCGGCGTCACGCCCTGA
- a CDS encoding tyrosine-type recombinase/integrase has product MARPPLPLGTWGTITTEKIRDGSYRALTRFRDTDGNTRRVTATGPSKAAAERALRDVLSTRTAPAGELITAETRLIELANLWISGLEAEGRIEQTTINEYRRVLDNLVLPSVGGLKLREATTGRLDRLLLRLRDQSVNRQRKAKVVLGAMLDLAVRHDAIPTNPARGTTRVHRPRQETKALRVEDLIEIRAAVRRWVNADRPGPRATSDMADIIDLMLATGCRIGEVLALRWSDLDLDGDLPVLTVSGTIKTETGKGTYRKPTPKTDTSRRTVVLPRFAAELLRVRREFATPNENDAVFATRNGTWHQVVNIERRWRQIRKDTGFEWVTPHTFRKTVATLISEAATSELASRQLGHSSSQVTRDHYIAKPPVSADLSEVLERLAESEDASADS; this is encoded by the coding sequence ATGGCCAGGCCGCCACTGCCCCTCGGCACCTGGGGAACCATCACTACCGAGAAGATCCGCGACGGAAGCTACCGAGCATTGACCCGGTTCCGTGACACCGACGGCAACACTCGTCGTGTCACTGCGACGGGTCCGAGCAAGGCGGCTGCGGAGCGAGCGCTTCGAGACGTCCTGAGCACGCGCACCGCGCCAGCAGGCGAGCTCATCACTGCAGAGACCCGGCTGATCGAGCTGGCCAACCTGTGGATCTCTGGTCTTGAGGCTGAAGGACGGATCGAGCAGACCACGATCAACGAGTACCGCCGGGTGCTGGACAACCTGGTGCTGCCCAGTGTTGGCGGGCTGAAGCTCCGCGAGGCCACCACGGGGCGCCTGGACCGGCTCCTGCTGCGGTTGCGCGATCAGAGCGTGAACCGGCAACGCAAGGCCAAGGTCGTCCTCGGGGCCATGCTGGACCTCGCGGTCAGACACGACGCCATCCCGACGAACCCTGCCCGCGGGACGACCCGGGTCCACCGTCCCAGGCAGGAGACCAAGGCTCTCCGGGTCGAGGACCTGATCGAAATCCGCGCAGCAGTACGCCGGTGGGTCAACGCGGACCGCCCTGGACCCAGGGCCACCAGTGACATGGCCGACATCATCGACCTGATGCTCGCCACCGGGTGCCGCATCGGCGAGGTCCTGGCCCTGCGCTGGAGCGACCTGGATCTCGATGGGGACCTGCCCGTCCTCACGGTGTCGGGCACGATCAAGACCGAGACCGGGAAGGGCACGTATCGCAAGCCCACACCGAAAACGGACACCAGCCGGCGAACCGTGGTGCTACCCCGGTTCGCGGCCGAGCTGCTACGCGTGCGCCGGGAGTTCGCGACACCCAACGAGAACGACGCCGTCTTCGCGACACGCAACGGCACGTGGCATCAGGTCGTCAACATCGAGCGGCGGTGGCGGCAGATCCGCAAAGACACCGGCTTTGAATGGGTGACCCCGCACACGTTCCGCAAGACGGTGGCGACACTGATCTCCGAGGCAGCGACGTCGGAGCTCGCCTCGCGACAGCTCGGCCACTCCTCGAGCCAGGTCACCCGAGACCACTACATCGCCAAGCCACCGGTCTCAGCCGACCTCTCCGAGGTCCTCGAGCGGCTCGCTGAGAGCGAAGACGCGAGCGCGGATTCGTAG
- a CDS encoding helix-turn-helix transcriptional regulator — translation MSTTVDTGHESMILTIDEAAAYLAIPKATLYTWRTRRPGFGPRAVKMGGCLRYRRADLDAWIVEHLEPAAGE, via the coding sequence ATGAGTACCACCGTCGACACGGGCCACGAGAGCATGATCCTCACCATCGACGAGGCGGCGGCCTACCTCGCGATCCCGAAGGCGACGCTCTACACATGGCGGACTCGCCGGCCCGGGTTCGGACCACGCGCCGTGAAGATGGGCGGTTGCCTGCGCTACCGCCGCGCGGACCTCGACGCCTGGATCGTCGAGCACCTCGAGCCCGCAGCAGGCGAGTAG
- a CDS encoding NAD(P)-dependent oxidoreductase → MSKRIGFVGLGTMGLPMAVNLNKAGFEVIGYDAFEGSRQKARAAGITVTETLTEVAEKSDDAIVSMVRDYAQNVDVILGEDRLLSANPQGLTIIVMSTLDPDSMNELGQRVEEAGDVKLIAAAVSGGASGAEAGTLSIMASGHEDRVEAARPYFEAVGSHTFYYGTNPGNSQAAKLVNNLVLGITMHAVAEGLRFGAHYDLPESELLSLFKVSTGDSWVARNWDSVSGWTADTALAVLLKDLKAAHLKGLEHGIPLPFNALSSTLLFDSWGQEPHAR, encoded by the coding sequence ATGAGCAAGAGAATCGGGTTCGTAGGACTCGGCACCATGGGGCTGCCCATGGCGGTCAACCTCAACAAGGCCGGCTTCGAGGTGATCGGCTACGACGCCTTCGAAGGCAGCCGCCAGAAGGCGCGCGCCGCAGGCATCACCGTCACCGAGACCCTCACGGAGGTGGCGGAGAAGTCCGACGACGCCATCGTGTCCATGGTGCGCGACTACGCCCAGAACGTCGATGTCATCCTGGGCGAGGACCGGCTCCTTTCCGCCAACCCGCAGGGCCTGACCATCATCGTCATGAGCACCCTCGATCCCGACTCGATGAACGAGCTCGGCCAGCGAGTGGAGGAAGCCGGCGACGTGAAGCTCATTGCCGCCGCCGTGTCCGGCGGTGCCTCCGGCGCCGAGGCTGGCACGCTGTCCATCATGGCTTCCGGTCATGAGGACCGAGTAGAGGCGGCACGCCCGTATTTCGAGGCCGTCGGCTCGCACACCTTCTACTACGGCACCAACCCGGGCAACAGCCAGGCCGCGAAGCTGGTCAACAACCTCGTCCTGGGGATCACGATGCATGCCGTCGCCGAGGGCCTCAGGTTCGGCGCGCATTACGACCTTCCCGAGTCCGAACTGCTGAGCCTCTTCAAGGTCTCCACCGGGGACAGCTGGGTCGCCCGCAACTGGGATTCCGTCTCAGGGTGGACCGCGGACACGGCCCTGGCGGTGCTGCTCAAGGACCTCAAGGCTGCACACCTCAAGGGCCTCGAGCACGGCATTCCCCTGCCGTTCAACGCGCTCTCCTCGACCCTGCTGTTCGACTCCTGGGGCCAGGAACCGCACGCAAGGTAG
- a CDS encoding carboxymuconolactone decarboxylase family protein — MTEINTPTDRYQRGLDRMMELVSTEHAGTFDHAKLVESYRDLDEHLADYIVSFAFGDIYSRDSVTQQEQTLVTISMLTALGIEPQLKLHINVGFNVGLSQEQIVGALIHGIPYVGFPRVLNALTLLRQVMTERGATDPAAN, encoded by the coding sequence GTGACCGAGATCAACACACCCACCGACCGTTACCAGCGAGGGTTGGACCGGATGATGGAGCTCGTCTCCACCGAGCACGCCGGCACCTTCGACCACGCCAAGCTGGTCGAGTCCTACCGCGACCTCGACGAGCACCTCGCCGACTACATCGTCTCGTTCGCCTTCGGCGACATCTACTCCCGCGACTCCGTGACGCAGCAGGAGCAGACGTTAGTGACGATCTCCATGCTCACGGCTCTCGGCATCGAGCCGCAGCTCAAGCTGCACATCAACGTCGGCTTCAACGTCGGCCTCTCCCAGGAGCAGATCGTCGGTGCCCTGATCCACGGCATCCCCTACGTCGGGTTCCCGCGCGTGCTCAACGCCCTGACCTTGCTCCGGCAGGTCATGACCGAGCGCGGCGCAACGGACCCCGCGGCCAACTGA
- a CDS encoding TetR/AcrR family transcriptional regulator yields MLGAAREVLAESGFSGLTVEGVAARSGVAKTTIYRRYRSKSDLALGVLLDMVGEVSTQPYRRDTRTELVGLVGRTAELMSTTVLGRVMQGLVPEIAADPELARTYREQVVSRRVADVTALVERGVARGELRPDLDPELVTDMLLGPLYYRLFLSGESLGPGFAEQLVSTLMPVFAAQS; encoded by the coding sequence GTGCTCGGCGCCGCCCGGGAGGTGCTCGCCGAGAGCGGGTTCTCCGGCCTGACCGTCGAAGGTGTTGCCGCGAGGAGCGGGGTGGCCAAGACGACGATCTACCGCCGGTACCGCTCGAAGTCCGATCTTGCGCTCGGTGTCCTGCTCGACATGGTCGGAGAGGTCAGCACCCAGCCCTACCGGCGAGACACCCGGACCGAGCTGGTCGGTCTGGTGGGCAGAACGGCGGAGCTGATGAGCACCACGGTCCTGGGGCGTGTCATGCAGGGCCTTGTCCCTGAGATCGCGGCGGACCCCGAGCTCGCCCGGACCTACCGCGAGCAGGTCGTAAGCCGACGCGTCGCCGACGTCACTGCACTCGTCGAACGAGGTGTGGCTCGGGGGGAGCTGCGCCCGGACCTCGACCCCGAGCTGGTGACCGACATGCTGCTGGGACCGCTCTACTACCGACTCTTCCTCAGCGGCGAGTCCCTCGGTCCCGGCTTCGCGGAGCAGCTCGTCTCGACCCTGATGCCCGTGTTCGCAGCGCAATCATGA
- a CDS encoding alcohol dehydrogenase catalytic domain-containing protein: protein MRITGAVLEELGRPGPWAETRPLTVSELELEGPGPGEVLVRIAAAGVCHSDLSVVNGNRPRPVPMLLGHEASGRVVALGDGVTELRVGQQVVMTFLPRCGHCEGCATDGRMPCVAGSASNAAGELLGGGRRLTRDGVPVHHHLGVSAFATHAVVDTRSVVAVEDDVPPDVAAVLGCAVLTGGGALLNAAPPEPGQSVMVVGLGGVGMAALLTAIALGRGDVVAVDGVPAKRDQARQLGASTVLDPGDLASSGIRCDVVVEAAGNARAFEAALAATAPGGRTVTVGLPPPDALARISPLQLVAEARTVVGSYLGSAVPARDIPVFAQWWREGRLPVEELVSSRITLDDINRAMDDLAAGTALRQIVEL from the coding sequence ATGAGGATCACCGGCGCCGTTCTGGAAGAGCTCGGCCGCCCGGGGCCGTGGGCGGAGACCCGACCGCTCACCGTGAGCGAGCTCGAGCTCGAGGGCCCTGGCCCCGGTGAGGTGCTCGTGCGGATCGCCGCTGCCGGGGTGTGCCACTCCGACCTGTCCGTGGTGAACGGGAACCGGCCTCGCCCCGTCCCGATGCTGCTGGGCCACGAGGCCAGCGGCCGGGTCGTCGCACTGGGCGACGGCGTGACCGAACTGCGCGTGGGTCAGCAGGTGGTCATGACCTTCCTCCCCCGCTGCGGACACTGCGAAGGGTGCGCGACGGACGGGCGGATGCCATGTGTCGCCGGCTCGGCCAGCAACGCTGCCGGTGAGCTTCTCGGCGGCGGCCGACGGCTGACCCGCGACGGGGTCCCGGTGCATCACCACCTCGGCGTGTCAGCCTTCGCCACCCATGCCGTGGTGGACACCCGATCGGTCGTCGCGGTCGAGGACGACGTGCCGCCCGACGTCGCTGCGGTACTCGGCTGTGCCGTCCTCACCGGGGGCGGTGCCCTTCTCAACGCGGCCCCGCCGGAGCCGGGCCAGAGCGTCATGGTGGTGGGACTCGGGGGCGTCGGCATGGCGGCGCTGCTCACCGCGATCGCCCTCGGCCGCGGGGACGTCGTAGCGGTGGACGGGGTGCCCGCCAAGCGTGATCAGGCCCGTCAGCTGGGGGCGTCCACCGTGCTCGACCCGGGCGACCTCGCGTCGAGCGGCATCAGGTGCGACGTCGTCGTCGAGGCGGCCGGCAACGCCCGGGCGTTCGAGGCAGCACTGGCCGCCACCGCGCCGGGTGGGCGCACGGTGACCGTGGGCCTTCCACCGCCCGACGCGCTGGCGCGCATCTCGCCGCTGCAGCTGGTCGCCGAGGCACGAACCGTGGTCGGCAGCTACCTCGGGTCAGCGGTCCCGGCCAGGGACATCCCGGTGTTCGCCCAGTGGTGGCGCGAAGGCCGCCTCCCCGTCGAAGAACTGGTCTCGTCGCGCATCACGCTCGATGACATCAACCGGGCCATGGACGATCTCGCCGCCGGCACAGCGCTGCGCCAGATCGTCGAGCTCTGA
- a CDS encoding 3-hydroxyacyl-CoA dehydrogenase family protein — protein sequence MTLPTQVGVYGGGRMGAGIAHAFLVAEAHVTVIESSTESADTARERIETSLARAAERGHLAEGAPSAVARLAVSTEPAQLSGCGLVVEAVPEQVALKRQVLAAIEVAAPGAWVATNTSSLSVDELASTLARPERFIGLHFFNPVPASRLVEIVVGAKTVPELVDLSRGWIADLGKTAITVTDSPGFASSRLGVAIALEAMRMLEEGVATAEDIDTAMELGYKHPVGPLRTTDLVGLDVRLAIAEHLAREVGERFAPPSILRELVAVGHLGRKSGQGFYSWPPA from the coding sequence ATGACCCTACCCACCCAGGTCGGCGTCTACGGCGGAGGCCGGATGGGCGCCGGGATCGCCCACGCGTTCCTCGTCGCCGAAGCACACGTCACGGTCATCGAGTCATCCACCGAGTCCGCCGACACCGCCCGGGAGCGCATCGAGACCTCGCTGGCGCGCGCGGCCGAACGGGGCCATCTCGCGGAGGGTGCACCCTCGGCCGTCGCACGGCTCGCGGTCTCCACGGAGCCGGCCCAGCTGTCGGGGTGCGGCCTCGTCGTCGAGGCGGTGCCGGAACAGGTAGCGCTCAAGCGCCAGGTGCTGGCCGCGATCGAGGTCGCAGCTCCGGGTGCCTGGGTCGCCACCAACACCTCGAGCCTGTCCGTGGACGAGCTCGCCTCCACGCTGGCCCGACCCGAGCGCTTCATCGGCCTGCACTTCTTCAACCCGGTGCCGGCCAGCCGGCTCGTCGAGATCGTCGTCGGGGCCAAGACCGTCCCGGAGCTCGTCGACCTGTCCAGGGGGTGGATCGCCGATCTCGGCAAGACCGCGATCACGGTGACGGACTCTCCTGGGTTCGCCTCCTCGCGTCTCGGCGTCGCCATCGCCCTGGAGGCGATGCGCATGCTCGAGGAGGGCGTCGCCACTGCCGAGGACATCGACACCGCCATGGAGCTCGGCTACAAGCACCCGGTCGGTCCGTTGCGGACCACCGACCTCGTCGGGCTCGACGTACGTCTCGCGATCGCCGAGCATCTTGCTCGGGAGGTGGGTGAGCGGTTCGCGCCACCTTCGATCCTGCGGGAGCTGGTCGCGGTCGGGCACCTCGGACGCAAGTCCGGCCAGGGCTTCTACAGCTGGCCCCCTGCATGA
- a CDS encoding enoyl-CoA hydratase/isomerase family protein translates to MTASVEVEEHADRVVVHLARPEVRNAIDHQMVTELHAVCDLLEADPRVLLLAGKGDNFAAGADISQLRERRRDDALRGINSGLFDRIHRLPMPVVGLLDGYALGGGAELAYACDFRIGTPRLRIGNPEPGLGILAAAGATWRLRELVGEPVAKEILLAGRLLDAEEALALRLVNEIVEPHSLLEAGHGWADRITRQAGLAVRLTKSALHAPRDAHPYIDDLTQAVLFETDEKQARMTAFLERNKK, encoded by the coding sequence GTGACGGCCTCGGTGGAGGTGGAGGAGCACGCCGACCGTGTCGTCGTACACCTCGCCCGCCCCGAGGTCCGGAACGCGATCGACCACCAGATGGTCACCGAGCTGCACGCGGTGTGCGACCTACTCGAGGCCGACCCGCGGGTACTGCTGCTCGCAGGCAAGGGCGACAACTTCGCGGCCGGAGCGGACATCTCCCAGTTGCGGGAGCGACGTCGCGACGACGCGCTCCGCGGCATCAACTCCGGTCTCTTCGACCGGATCCACCGCCTCCCGATGCCGGTGGTCGGGCTGCTCGACGGCTACGCGCTGGGCGGCGGCGCCGAGCTGGCGTACGCCTGCGACTTCCGCATCGGGACCCCGCGCCTGCGCATCGGCAACCCGGAGCCCGGACTCGGGATCCTCGCAGCGGCGGGCGCCACCTGGCGGCTCAGGGAGCTCGTCGGCGAGCCGGTGGCCAAGGAGATCCTGCTCGCCGGCCGGCTCCTCGACGCCGAGGAGGCGCTGGCCCTGCGACTGGTCAACGAGATCGTCGAACCGCACTCCCTGCTCGAGGCCGGCCACGGCTGGGCGGATCGGATCACCCGGCAGGCCGGCCTCGCCGTACGCCTCACCAAGTCGGCTCTTCACGCTCCGCGCGACGCTCACCCGTACATCGACGACCTGACCCAGGCCGTGCTCTTCGAGACCGACGAGAAGCAGGCACGCATGACCGCGTTCCTGGAGAGGAACAAGAAATGA
- a CDS encoding thiolase family protein has product MEAFIIAGARTPIGRYGGALAGARPDDLAALVLGEAVSRAGVDPVDVDEVVFGAANQAGEDNRNVARMAALLAGLPDTVPGFTVNRLCASGLTAVATARSLVAAGDADVVVAGGVESMTRAPWVTEKPAKAWAKPGASFDTSIGWRFSNPRFDASTTLSMPQTAERVAEQWKLTRSELDEFALASHQRAVKAIESGHFADEIVPVGAVDTDEGPRRDTSLERLAGLRPVNGPDGIVTAGNSSSLNDGAAALVIASEAYVERHGLRPRARVVASASAGVAPEIMGIGPVPATRKVMERVGWSTSDLGAVELNEAFASQSLACIRELGLDSETVNADGGAIALGHPLGASGARILLTLLGRMERSDVSRGLATMCVGVGQGTALLVERP; this is encoded by the coding sequence TTGGAAGCATTCATCATCGCCGGCGCACGCACGCCGATCGGCCGGTACGGCGGCGCACTGGCCGGCGCCCGGCCCGACGACCTCGCCGCGCTGGTGCTGGGCGAGGCCGTGTCGAGGGCGGGCGTAGACCCCGTCGACGTCGACGAGGTGGTGTTCGGTGCGGCCAACCAGGCCGGCGAGGACAACCGCAATGTCGCCCGGATGGCCGCCCTCCTTGCCGGCCTTCCCGACACCGTCCCCGGCTTCACCGTCAACCGCCTGTGCGCCTCCGGCCTGACCGCCGTCGCCACCGCTCGCTCCCTGGTCGCGGCCGGTGACGCCGACGTGGTGGTGGCCGGCGGGGTCGAGTCGATGACCCGCGCCCCGTGGGTGACGGAGAAGCCTGCGAAGGCATGGGCCAAGCCCGGGGCGAGCTTCGACACTTCGATCGGCTGGCGTTTCTCCAACCCCCGGTTCGACGCGAGCACGACGCTGTCGATGCCGCAGACCGCGGAGCGGGTCGCCGAGCAGTGGAAACTCACCCGGTCCGAGCTCGACGAGTTCGCCCTCGCGTCCCACCAGCGGGCCGTCAAGGCCATCGAGAGCGGCCACTTCGCCGACGAGATCGTGCCCGTCGGAGCGGTCGACACCGACGAAGGGCCGCGGCGCGACACGAGCCTGGAACGGCTCGCCGGTCTCCGCCCGGTCAACGGTCCGGACGGCATCGTCACCGCCGGGAACTCCAGCTCGCTCAACGACGGGGCTGCTGCGCTGGTGATCGCCAGTGAGGCGTACGTCGAGCGGCACGGCCTCCGGCCCCGCGCCCGGGTCGTCGCCTCCGCCTCGGCAGGCGTCGCCCCCGAGATCATGGGGATCGGCCCGGTCCCCGCCACCCGCAAGGTGATGGAGCGCGTCGGCTGGTCGACCTCCGACCTCGGCGCGGTCGAGCTCAACGAGGCGTTCGCCTCCCAGTCGCTCGCGTGCATCCGGGAGCTGGGGCTCGACTCGGAGACCGTCAACGCCGACGGTGGGGCCATCGCGCTGGGGCACCCGCTTGGCGCCTCGGGAGCCCGGATCCTGCTCACCCTGCTCGGCCGGATGGAGCGCAGCGACGTGAGCCGTGGTCTGGCCACCATGTGCGTCGGGGTGGGACAGGGCACCGCGCTACTGGTGGAACGGCCGTGA